In Pectobacterium aroidearum, the following are encoded in one genomic region:
- the mnmE gene encoding tRNA uridine-5-carboxymethylaminomethyl(34) synthesis GTPase MnmE: MSNTDTIVAQATPPGRGGVGILRVSGRAAAEVAQAVLGKLPKPRHADYLPFRDANGTTLDQGIALWFPGPNSFTGEDVLELQGHGGPVILDLLLKRILTLPNVRIARPGEFSERAFLNDKLDLAQAEAIADLIDASSEQAARSALNSLQGVFSTRVNQLVEALTHLRIYVEAAIDFPDEEIDFLSDGKIESQLNGVMADLDAVRAEAHQGSLLREGMKVVIAGRPNAGKSSLLNALAGREAAIVTDIAGTTRDVLREHIHIDGMPLHIIDTAGLRDASDEVERIGIERAWQEIEQADRVLFMVDGTTTQATEPEQIWPEFMARLPKTLPITVVRNKADVTGETLGIEDVNTHSLIRLSARTGDGVDTLRDHLKQSMGFTSNTEGGFLARRRHLQALELAAQHLIQGKEQLVSAYAGELLAEELRLAQQSLSEITGEFTSDDLLGRIFSSFCIGK; this comes from the coding sequence ATGAGCAATACCGACACCATCGTCGCCCAAGCCACGCCACCGGGACGCGGAGGCGTGGGTATTTTACGCGTGTCAGGACGGGCCGCCGCCGAGGTGGCACAGGCCGTTCTAGGTAAGCTCCCTAAACCGCGTCACGCCGATTATCTGCCGTTCCGCGATGCCAACGGCACCACGCTCGATCAGGGTATCGCCCTCTGGTTTCCCGGCCCAAACTCCTTTACCGGTGAAGATGTGTTGGAGCTTCAAGGACATGGTGGTCCGGTCATTCTTGATTTGCTCCTGAAACGTATTCTGACACTGCCCAACGTGCGCATTGCACGCCCCGGTGAATTCTCTGAACGCGCCTTCCTGAACGACAAACTCGATCTTGCGCAGGCAGAAGCTATTGCTGACCTGATTGACGCCAGTTCGGAACAGGCTGCTCGCTCAGCGCTGAACTCTCTGCAAGGTGTATTTTCCACCCGTGTAAATCAGTTGGTGGAAGCACTTACTCACCTGCGAATCTACGTCGAGGCTGCCATCGACTTCCCAGATGAGGAGATCGACTTTCTCTCCGATGGCAAAATTGAGTCACAGCTCAATGGCGTGATGGCCGATCTGGATGCCGTCCGAGCCGAAGCGCATCAGGGTAGCCTGCTGCGTGAAGGAATGAAGGTCGTGATCGCGGGTCGGCCTAATGCGGGTAAATCTAGCCTACTCAATGCATTAGCGGGTCGTGAAGCCGCGATTGTGACGGATATCGCAGGAACCACGCGCGACGTATTACGTGAACATATCCACATCGACGGCATGCCGCTGCATATCATCGACACCGCCGGGCTACGCGATGCCAGCGACGAAGTGGAACGCATTGGTATTGAGCGTGCCTGGCAGGAAATCGAGCAGGCCGATCGCGTGCTATTCATGGTCGATGGCACCACCACGCAGGCAACTGAACCTGAGCAGATCTGGCCGGAATTTATGGCTCGCCTGCCAAAAACGTTGCCGATTACCGTAGTGCGCAATAAGGCTGACGTTACTGGTGAAACGCTTGGTATCGAGGATGTGAACACTCACTCACTTATCCGTCTTTCCGCCCGTACGGGTGACGGTGTGGATACGCTGCGCGATCATCTCAAGCAAAGCATGGGATTCACCAGCAACACCGAAGGTGGTTTTCTGGCACGACGCCGCCATCTGCAAGCACTGGAACTGGCAGCCCAGCATCTGATTCAGGGGAAAGAACAGCTGGTGAGCGCCTACGCGGGCGAACTGCTGGCAGAAGAACTACGGCTGGCACAGCAGTCTTTGAGTGAAATCACCGGTGAATTCACCTCTGACGACCTGTTAGGCCGTATCTTTTCGAGCTTCTGTATCGGGAAATAA